The Verrucomicrobiia bacterium genome includes a window with the following:
- a CDS encoding beta-L-arabinofuranosidase domain-containing protein, with product MKVLSAFGVMAALCCLPAGSASCQQFNQLMPVPIQSVTVEDSFWSPKRKIWQEATIPDCFTKFENDRGGALNNFDRVRDGKSDGHAGPPWYDGLIYEMIRGSADFLAARPDPGLERRIDGYIGRIAEAQDRDPNGYLNTWTELEHPNQRWGLNGGNDGYQHEMYNVGALCEAAVHYYQATHKTSLLKVAVKLANYTCDQVGPSPKYELVPNHAIAEEAFANLYLFFRRHPQLKQDMPVPIDENRYLALAQYWVEARGHPRKDQPSYGAYNQDDKPVFEQTAIEGHAVRASLLCAGVTALAGINGREDYREAAIRLWKNMTEKKMYVTGGIGATAAGEAFGKDYFLPNDGYLETCGAVGAAFFCRNLNLLTGEAGYADVLERELYNGALVCVSAAGDSYTYVNPLEAPHGNSRWSWNGCPCCPPMFLKLMGAMPGYIYARDKAGIYVNLFVGSKAQIEVAGQKVAIEQATRYPWQGEVRIAVKPAKPASFDLHIRIPGWCQGPSVPDALYQAASRPLRGAARLQVNGKLVEEPEIVRGYATVHRRWKSGDVVQLTLDMPVQRVQANPRVEADKSRVVLMRGPLVYCFEGADNGGAVKNLSIPADAKFTPEYKSDHLGGVTVLHASATGVFQTPANAVVPVPFTVMATPYYANANRGTCQMQVWLPEAQDGCSPQRQE from the coding sequence ATGAAAGTCCTTTCTGCGTTCGGCGTAATGGCCGCGCTCTGTTGCCTTCCCGCAGGCAGTGCGAGTTGCCAGCAATTCAACCAACTCATGCCCGTCCCGATTCAATCGGTGACTGTCGAGGACTCCTTTTGGTCGCCCAAACGAAAGATTTGGCAAGAGGCGACAATCCCGGATTGCTTCACAAAATTCGAGAATGACCGCGGTGGAGCGCTCAATAACTTTGACCGGGTCCGTGACGGAAAATCGGACGGGCACGCCGGGCCGCCCTGGTACGACGGGCTGATTTATGAAATGATCCGCGGCTCGGCGGATTTTCTGGCGGCCAGGCCCGATCCGGGTTTGGAAAGGCGGATTGATGGCTACATCGGGCGCATCGCCGAGGCCCAGGACCGTGATCCCAATGGGTATCTGAACACCTGGACGGAACTTGAGCATCCGAACCAACGGTGGGGTCTCAACGGCGGCAACGATGGTTATCAGCACGAGATGTATAACGTCGGCGCGCTGTGCGAGGCGGCGGTGCACTATTACCAGGCCACTCACAAGACATCTCTCCTGAAAGTGGCAGTCAAACTGGCCAACTACACCTGCGATCAGGTCGGGCCGTCGCCCAAATACGAATTGGTTCCCAACCATGCCATCGCCGAGGAGGCCTTCGCAAATTTGTATCTGTTCTTTCGCCGGCATCCGCAGCTCAAGCAAGACATGCCGGTCCCCATTGACGAAAACCGGTACCTGGCGCTGGCTCAGTACTGGGTCGAAGCACGCGGACATCCGCGCAAAGACCAGCCGTCCTACGGCGCATATAACCAGGATGACAAACCGGTTTTTGAGCAAACGGCGATTGAAGGACACGCAGTACGCGCGTCCTTGCTGTGCGCCGGCGTCACCGCGCTCGCGGGCATCAATGGGCGCGAGGATTATCGCGAAGCGGCCATCCGATTGTGGAAAAACATGACCGAAAAGAAGATGTATGTGACCGGTGGCATCGGCGCGACTGCCGCCGGCGAAGCGTTCGGGAAAGATTATTTTCTGCCTAATGACGGTTACCTGGAAACCTGCGGAGCTGTCGGCGCGGCCTTTTTTTGCCGCAACCTGAACTTGCTCACGGGCGAGGCCGGTTACGCAGATGTCCTCGAGCGCGAATTATATAATGGCGCGCTCGTGTGCGTTTCGGCAGCCGGGGATTCCTACACGTATGTGAATCCTTTGGAGGCGCCCCACGGCAACTCGCGCTGGTCCTGGAACGGATGCCCTTGCTGTCCGCCGATGTTCCTGAAGCTCATGGGGGCAATGCCCGGTTACATTTACGCCCGGGACAAAGCAGGGATTTATGTGAACCTCTTCGTCGGCAGCAAAGCCCAAATTGAAGTCGCCGGCCAGAAGGTGGCGATCGAGCAGGCGACCCGCTATCCCTGGCAAGGCGAGGTAAGAATCGCGGTTAAACCAGCCAAACCCGCTTCTTTTGACTTGCATATCCGCATCCCCGGTTGGTGCCAGGGGCCATCGGTTCCCGACGCTCTCTATCAAGCCGCCAGCCGCCCCTTGCGGGGAGCCGCGCGCCTCCAGGTCAATGGCAAGCTCGTTGAGGAACCTGAGATTGTTCGCGGCTACGCCACAGTGCATCGACGCTGGAAATCCGGGGATGTCGTGCAACTGACGTTGGACATGCCTGTGCAACGGGTTCAAGCCAATCCGCGCGTGGAAGCAGATAAAAGCCGGGTGGTGTTAATGCGGGGACCGCTGGTTTATTGCTTTGAAGGGGCTGATAACGGAGGAGCGGTTAAAAACCTGAGCATTCCGGCGGACGCTAAATTCACGCCCGAATACAAGAGCGACCACCTGGGTGGGGTGACCGTTCTCCACGCGAGCGCGACCGGGGTTTTCCAGACTCCGGCAAATGCGGTCGTTCCTGTGCCGTTCACGGTGATGGCGACGCCCTATTATGCCAACGCCAATCGGGGCACGTGTCAAATGCAGGTGTGGCTCCCGGAAGCTCAGGATGGCTGCAGCCCGCAACGACAGGAGTAA
- a CDS encoding beta-xylosidase, with product MKLDLHTKVHLVLVAMFAGVLRSASAAESDDSAAPQAIAGVEFETNSNREALGAFPVRIQVDASKPHDELKPVWRFFGADEPNYASMKNGQKLLGELGKLAPHRIYFRAHNLLTSGDGTPALKWGSTGAYNEDAQGNPVYQWRILDGIFDSYIERGVRPYVEIGFMPQSLSIKPEPYQHHWAPQARYNAIFTGWAYPPKDYRKWSELAFQWTQHCIERYGRAEVESWYWEVWNEPNIGYWKGTPEEFLKLHDYAVAGVRRALPTARVGGPDAAGSGGRFMREFLEHCLQGTNYATGATGTPLDFVSFHAKGAPSYVNGHVRMGIANQLRALRDGFELIGAFPELKSIPIIIGESDPEGCAACQGPALAYRNGTMYSSYTAAVFARHCELARRYGVNLEGALTWAFEFEDQPYFAGFRSLASNGLDKPVLNVFRMFSRMNGRQLDVQSDHAVALETMLKDGVRAQPDVSALACLDSHKLCILLWHYHDDDVPGSQAVVHLQVTGLPPSSRRAGCLHFRIDDNRSNAFRAWQRMGSPQQPTPEQYLRLEKAGELATIPAPPNAGIKNGDITVRLDLPRQAVSLLEWSW from the coding sequence ATGAAGCTGGACCTGCATACAAAAGTTCATTTGGTTCTGGTGGCGATGTTCGCAGGGGTGCTGCGTTCGGCGTCCGCCGCAGAGTCCGATGATTCGGCTGCCCCACAGGCGATAGCAGGGGTCGAGTTTGAGACTAACTCTAACCGTGAAGCGTTGGGCGCTTTTCCTGTCCGGATTCAAGTCGATGCGTCCAAGCCGCATGATGAACTGAAGCCTGTCTGGCGTTTCTTTGGAGCGGATGAACCCAATTACGCCAGCATGAAGAACGGCCAGAAGTTGCTTGGTGAACTGGGCAAACTAGCCCCTCACCGAATTTATTTTCGGGCGCATAATCTTCTGACATCCGGCGACGGCACTCCGGCGCTCAAGTGGGGTTCAACGGGCGCCTATAATGAGGACGCCCAAGGCAACCCGGTTTATCAGTGGAGAATCCTGGACGGGATTTTCGACAGCTACATCGAGCGCGGGGTCAGGCCGTATGTGGAGATCGGTTTCATGCCCCAATCCCTCTCGATCAAGCCAGAGCCCTATCAACACCACTGGGCGCCGCAGGCTCGCTACAACGCGATCTTTACGGGCTGGGCGTATCCACCCAAGGATTACCGCAAGTGGAGCGAACTGGCCTTCCAATGGACACAACACTGTATCGAAAGATACGGGCGCGCCGAGGTGGAGTCTTGGTACTGGGAGGTTTGGAACGAGCCCAACATTGGCTATTGGAAAGGGACACCGGAGGAATTCCTCAAGCTCCATGACTACGCCGTTGCTGGTGTGCGACGGGCGCTGCCGACAGCCCGGGTCGGCGGCCCCGACGCCGCGGGCAGCGGTGGACGCTTTATGCGCGAGTTTTTGGAGCATTGTCTGCAAGGCACGAACTACGCCACCGGCGCTACAGGAACGCCGCTGGATTTTGTTTCATTCCACGCCAAAGGCGCTCCGAGTTATGTCAACGGCCACGTGCGCATGGGGATCGCCAATCAACTCCGCGCGCTGCGTGACGGTTTTGAACTGATTGGGGCTTTTCCCGAATTAAAGTCCATACCCATCATTATCGGTGAATCTGACCCGGAGGGTTGCGCGGCCTGTCAGGGGCCTGCCCTGGCATACCGCAACGGGACAATGTACTCGAGCTACACGGCGGCGGTCTTCGCGCGCCACTGTGAGCTGGCCAGGCGCTATGGCGTGAATCTCGAAGGCGCTCTAACCTGGGCCTTCGAGTTCGAGGACCAGCCCTATTTCGCTGGGTTCCGTTCTCTGGCCAGCAATGGATTGGATAAACCTGTGCTCAATGTGTTTCGCATGTTCAGCCGAATGAATGGCCGGCAGCTCGATGTGCAGAGCGACCACGCTGTGGCGCTTGAAACGATGCTAAAGGACGGTGTGCGCGCCCAACCGGATGTCTCTGCGTTAGCCTGTCTCGATTCCCACAAGCTCTGCATTCTGTTGTGGCATTACCACGATGACGATGTGCCAGGCTCCCAAGCCGTTGTCCATCTTCAGGTCACCGGACTGCCTCCATCGAGCCGCCGGGCCGGGTGCCTTCATTTCCGCATCGATGATAACCGCAGCAATGCCTTTCGCGCCTGGCAGCGGATGGGTTCTCCCCAACAGCCCACGCCGGAACAGTATCTTCGCCTCGAAAAAGCCGGCGAACTTGCAACCATTCCTGCGCCTCCGAATGCCGGCATCAAGAATGGGGATATCACCGTGCGCCTGGACCTGCCCCGCCAGGCCGTTTCACTCCTGGAGTGGTCCTGGTAA
- a CDS encoding phosphoketolase family protein, with protein sequence MKLKRKAAKATHPTEKSKALHRMVKSPERLELPGFAGTNHGIREGVDELSAGGLAKSHGISRALLEAAPLSADLLKKINAYWRAANYLSVGQIYLYDNPLLKTPLTIEHIKPRLLGHWGTTPGLNFIYAHLNRVIKQNDLNAIFIAGPGHGGPGVVANTYLEGTYSELYPNISQDETGLKRLFTQFSFPGGIPSHAAPETPGSIHEGGELGYSLAHAYGAVFDNPDLLAVCVVGDGEAETGPLAGSWHSNKFLNPAHDGAVLPILHLNGYKIANPTVLARISHLELDELLAGYGYQPWYVEGDEPAKMHQLMAATLDQVLAEIKAIQTQARTSGFTERPMWPMIVLRSPKGWTGPKMVDGKPAEGTWRSHQVPLADLASKPEHLKQLEEWLESYRPGELFDENGRLRPELCELAPKGERRMGANPHANGGVLLRDLRLPDFTEYAVNVASPGATREEATRVMGKFLRDVVKLNADQRNFRIFGPDETASNRLTALFEVTQRVFTGQILKTDEHLAPDGRVMEVLSEHLCQGWLEGYLLTGRHGFFSCYEAFIHIIDSMFNQHAKWLKVTRHIPWRRPIASLNYLLTSHVWRQDHNGFSHQDPGFIDHVVNKKADIIRVYLPPDANTLLSVTDHCLRSRHYINVIVAGKQPAPQWLDMDAAIKHCTAGIGIWPWASNDQGCEPDVVMACAGDVPTLETLAAAQILRQHFPELRIRVINVVDLMTLQPQTEHPHGLGDRDFDALFTTNKPIIFAYHGYPWLIHRLTYRRANHHNLHVRGYKEEGTTTTPFDMVVLNELDRFHLAGDVIERVPALGARAAYAKQALRDKLIEHKLYIHRYGEDMPEVRDWEWEGKGQGQ encoded by the coding sequence ATGAAACTGAAACGGAAGGCCGCTAAAGCAACCCATCCGACGGAAAAGAGCAAAGCTTTGCATCGAATGGTAAAAAGCCCCGAGCGATTGGAATTACCCGGGTTTGCCGGCACAAACCACGGCATTCGAGAAGGGGTTGATGAGCTGTCCGCAGGGGGCCTGGCCAAGAGCCACGGCATAAGCCGAGCCCTATTGGAGGCTGCGCCTTTATCCGCCGACCTGCTCAAAAAGATAAACGCTTATTGGCGGGCGGCAAACTACCTGTCAGTAGGGCAAATCTACCTTTACGATAACCCGCTGCTCAAGACGCCCCTGACCATAGAACATATCAAACCGAGGTTGCTTGGCCATTGGGGCACGACGCCCGGGCTGAATTTCATCTATGCGCATTTGAATCGAGTCATTAAACAAAATGATCTGAATGCCATCTTTATTGCCGGGCCGGGCCACGGCGGGCCGGGGGTGGTGGCCAACACCTATTTGGAAGGCACCTACAGCGAGCTCTATCCAAACATTTCCCAGGACGAAACCGGCTTGAAACGGCTCTTCACCCAATTCTCCTTTCCCGGGGGTATTCCCAGCCATGCGGCGCCCGAGACGCCCGGCTCGATTCATGAAGGGGGCGAACTGGGCTATTCGCTCGCTCACGCTTACGGCGCGGTTTTTGATAATCCGGATTTGTTGGCCGTTTGTGTTGTAGGCGATGGCGAGGCCGAGACCGGTCCGCTGGCCGGGAGCTGGCATTCGAACAAGTTTCTCAACCCGGCGCATGACGGGGCGGTGCTGCCAATTCTGCATCTGAACGGCTACAAGATTGCCAACCCAACTGTTCTGGCCCGCATCAGCCACCTGGAACTTGATGAGTTGTTGGCCGGTTACGGCTATCAACCGTGGTATGTCGAGGGAGACGAGCCCGCAAAGATGCATCAACTGATGGCGGCCACACTGGACCAGGTGCTGGCGGAGATTAAGGCAATCCAAACTCAAGCGCGCACAAGCGGGTTCACCGAGCGCCCGATGTGGCCGATGATTGTTCTGCGCAGCCCCAAGGGATGGACCGGGCCGAAGATGGTGGATGGCAAACCAGCCGAAGGCACGTGGCGCTCGCACCAGGTGCCGTTGGCGGATTTGGCCTCCAAACCGGAGCATCTCAAGCAGCTCGAAGAATGGCTGGAAAGCTACAGGCCAGGCGAGTTGTTTGATGAAAATGGCCGGCTGCGGCCTGAACTCTGCGAGTTGGCGCCTAAAGGGGAACGCCGGATGGGCGCCAACCCCCACGCCAATGGGGGTGTGCTGCTGCGTGACCTCCGGTTGCCCGATTTCACTGAGTACGCCGTCAATGTGGCCAGCCCGGGCGCGACCCGCGAGGAAGCCACCCGTGTGATGGGGAAATTCCTGCGCGACGTGGTCAAGCTCAACGCTGACCAGCGCAACTTCCGCATTTTTGGACCTGACGAAACGGCCTCGAACCGGCTAACGGCGTTGTTCGAGGTGACCCAGCGGGTGTTCACGGGCCAGATTCTCAAGACCGACGAGCACCTTGCCCCGGACGGGCGCGTGATGGAAGTGCTCAGCGAACATCTCTGTCAGGGCTGGCTAGAAGGCTATCTCCTGACGGGCAGGCACGGGTTCTTCTCCTGTTACGAGGCCTTCATTCACATCATTGATTCGATGTTCAACCAGCACGCCAAATGGCTCAAGGTGACCCGCCACATTCCCTGGCGGCGGCCAATTGCTTCATTGAATTACCTGCTCACGTCGCATGTCTGGCGCCAGGACCATAACGGTTTCAGTCATCAGGACCCCGGCTTCATCGATCATGTCGTCAACAAGAAGGCCGATATCATCCGCGTGTACCTGCCCCCGGATGCCAATACGCTCCTGTCCGTGACGGACCACTGCCTGCGCAGCCGTCATTACATCAATGTCATCGTTGCCGGCAAGCAGCCGGCCCCGCAATGGCTGGACATGGACGCCGCCATCAAACATTGCACCGCAGGCATCGGCATTTGGCCCTGGGCCAGCAACGACCAGGGTTGCGAACCAGATGTCGTCATGGCTTGCGCAGGCGACGTGCCGACTCTTGAAACCCTCGCGGCGGCGCAAATCCTTCGACAGCACTTCCCCGAACTCAGAATCCGCGTCATCAATGTGGTCGATCTCATGACCCTTCAGCCACAGACCGAACACCCGCATGGATTGGGGGACCGGGATTTCGACGCGCTGTTCACCACCAACAAGCCAATCATCTTTGCCTACCATGGTTACCCCTGGCTCATCCATCGGCTGACCTACCGCCGCGCCAACCACCATAACCTCCATGTCCGCGGCTACAAGGAGGAAGGGACCACCACGACACCTTTTGACATGGTTGTGCTAAACGAACTGGACAGATTCCACCTGGCGGGCGACGTGATTGAGCGGGTCCCCGCCCTTGGCGCCCGCGCTGCCTACGCCAAACAAGCCCTCCGCGACAAGCTCATCGAGCACAAACTTTATATCCACCGTTACGGCGAGGATATGCCCGAGGTGCGCGATTGGGAATGGGAGGGGAAAGGACAGGGCCAATGA